In the genome of Bacillus sp. S3, one region contains:
- a CDS encoding HyaD/HybD family hydrogenase maturation endopeptidase encodes MKNRLIDKKITILGIGNTLFSDEGVGIHLLPLLEDVLKEDENVEIIEGLTDGMKLLGPVEDAENLIIIDAINAGKEGGTIIKLEGDEIPAYFGVKMSIHQLGFQEVLMAAKMRDRYPKEIVMFGMQPSSLQLGIGLTETNQRNLEGLAYVVVEQVNRWRNLR; translated from the coding sequence ATGAAGAATAGACTAATAGATAAGAAAATTACGATTTTAGGTATTGGCAACACCCTCTTTTCTGATGAGGGTGTTGGCATTCACCTTTTACCCTTGCTTGAGGATGTTTTAAAAGAGGATGAAAATGTTGAAATTATCGAAGGATTAACAGATGGGATGAAATTGCTCGGACCTGTTGAGGATGCTGAAAACCTTATTATTATTGATGCGATTAATGCTGGCAAGGAGGGCGGTACAATCATCAAGCTGGAGGGGGATGAAATTCCAGCCTATTTTGGAGTGAAAATGTCAATCCACCAGCTTGGTTTTCAAGAAGTGTTGATGGCAGCGAAAATGCGGGATCGCTATCCGAAGGAAATAGTCATGTTTGGAATGCAGCCAAGCTCACTCCAATTAGGGATTGGACTGACAGAAACCAATCAAAGGAATCTTGAAGGACTTGCTTATGTGGTAGTGGAACAGGTTAATCGGTGGAGAAATTTGAGATGA
- a CDS encoding hydrogenase maturation nickel metallochaperone HypA, with protein MHEMALMGDILRLVQENAAANGIQKIEKVELIVGEIANAMPDALRMAFDLFRDQNLHIFTESAELVIHLEEARAKCVLCGELYRPDQKIARCPNCNVPAGKVLAGETFQILSYEGCNGK; from the coding sequence ATGCATGAAATGGCATTGATGGGAGATATTCTTCGGCTTGTACAAGAAAATGCTGCAGCAAATGGAATTCAAAAAATAGAAAAGGTCGAATTAATTGTTGGCGAGATTGCAAATGCCATGCCAGATGCTTTACGGATGGCGTTTGATCTATTCCGTGACCAAAATTTGCACATTTTTACTGAGAGTGCCGAACTTGTGATTCATCTTGAGGAAGCAAGGGCAAAATGTGTCCTTTGTGGTGAATTGTACAGGCCCGATCAAAAAATTGCACGATGTCCAAACTGTAACGTACCTGCTGGAAAGGTGCTGGCAGGAGAGACATTCCAGATTTTATCTTACGAGGGGTGCAACGGGAAATGA
- the cybH gene encoding Ni/Fe-hydrogenase, b-type cytochrome subunit, translating into MGAPKLPTKPPGPFPKTPLINSENSFHPERPIVYRQIKNEVRAYVWELPVRIFHWLNMIAVFILMGTGIYIGKPFASAGIPEEAYYSNLMGWMRYIHFFAAFIFVINLMFRLYWVAVGNKFATSNPFRWIFWKELFEAVKFYLFLRNKKPHYVGHNPLAQLSYWIFIGLGSWIVMLTGFYMYFEPQPESFWAKLFIWIPYLFGGDSYSIRSWHHLAAWGFMLFTVIHVYLAVRDDYLDRNGCISSMFTGYKTTTKKSVGEKDEE; encoded by the coding sequence ATGGGTGCGCCAAAATTACCGACTAAACCGCCTGGCCCTTTCCCTAAAACTCCCTTGATCAACAGCGAGAATTCGTTTCACCCTGAAAGACCTATTGTTTATAGACAGATAAAAAATGAAGTTAGAGCATACGTTTGGGAATTACCCGTAAGGATATTTCACTGGTTAAATATGATTGCCGTTTTTATATTAATGGGAACTGGAATTTACATTGGAAAACCATTTGCATCCGCCGGGATTCCTGAGGAAGCCTATTATTCTAATCTAATGGGCTGGATGAGATATATTCACTTTTTTGCGGCTTTCATCTTCGTAATTAATCTTATGTTTCGTTTGTACTGGGTTGCGGTCGGAAATAAATTTGCGACTTCGAATCCGTTCAGATGGATATTTTGGAAAGAACTATTTGAGGCTGTTAAATTTTATTTGTTTTTGAGAAATAAAAAACCGCACTATGTTGGACATAATCCGTTGGCCCAGTTAAGTTACTGGATATTTATCGGACTCGGCTCATGGATTGTTATGTTAACCGGATTCTATATGTATTTTGAGCCGCAGCCAGAATCATTCTGGGCAAAATTATTTATCTGGATTCCATACCTATTTGGCGGTGATAGCTATTCGATTCGTTCTTGGCATCATCTTGCCGCGTGGGGATTTATGTTGTTTACGGTCATTCACGTTTATTTAGCCGTCCGTGATGACTATCTTGATCGAAATGGCTGTATATCGTCCATGTTCACAGGTTATAAAACAACTACAAAAAAGTCAGTTGGTGAAAAGGATGAAGAATAG
- a CDS encoding nickel-dependent hydrogenase large subunit produces MSERIVVDPITRIEGHLRVEVDVDENGVIKDAFSSGTSVRGLELIVQDRDPRDVWAYVQRICGVCTTVHALTSIRAVEDALKIKIPRNAHLIRDIMNEAQFVHDHVVHFYHLHALDWVDVVSAINANPAETSKLAQSISSWPKSSPGYFTDVQNKIKKLVQSGQLGIFANGYWGHKAYKLPPEVNLLAVAHYLEALDWQKEIVKIHTIFGGKNPHPHYVVGGMATPLDIDSDNGVHAERLMHVSQIIDQAREFVTQVYIPDLLAIVSFYKDWTYGGGLNNYLCYGDFSTGDIYDTKLYRMPRGIVLNGNLNEVLDVDLKDPKHVQEFIEHSWYTYDGKQGGEGKHPFEGETTLNYTGPKAPFKTLDTAKQYSWLKAPRWKEHPMETGPLARMIVGYAAGKEEIVTIVNDTLKKLDLPITALQSALGRTVARGLETVLISGWLRDDMDELLQNVKSGNQTTFDRSKWEPGTWPERVKGVGWMEAPRGALGHWIDIKDGKTYNYQAVVPTTWNASPRDHKNKVGAYEAALKGTPMLNKEQPLEIMRIIHSFDPCLACAVHLTDLETNKTTEIRLG; encoded by the coding sequence ATGAGTGAACGTATTGTAGTTGATCCCATAACAAGAATTGAAGGTCACCTTCGCGTAGAAGTAGATGTTGATGAGAATGGAGTCATTAAAGATGCATTTAGTTCAGGTACATCTGTCCGCGGACTCGAATTGATTGTCCAGGACCGTGACCCGCGGGATGTCTGGGCATATGTCCAAAGGATTTGCGGAGTATGTACAACGGTGCATGCACTTACATCGATTCGAGCAGTAGAGGATGCCTTAAAAATAAAAATTCCAAGAAATGCCCATTTAATCCGTGACATTATGAACGAAGCTCAATTTGTCCATGATCATGTGGTTCATTTTTACCATTTGCATGCTTTGGATTGGGTGGATGTAGTTAGTGCAATCAATGCCAATCCGGCAGAGACCTCTAAACTTGCGCAGTCGATTTCAAGCTGGCCAAAATCATCCCCAGGATACTTTACTGATGTGCAAAATAAAATAAAAAAACTGGTTCAAAGCGGTCAGTTAGGGATTTTTGCAAATGGCTATTGGGGTCATAAAGCCTACAAACTACCTCCAGAGGTGAACTTACTTGCCGTTGCCCATTACTTAGAGGCATTGGATTGGCAAAAGGAAATTGTCAAAATTCATACTATTTTTGGCGGAAAAAACCCGCACCCGCATTACGTTGTGGGAGGAATGGCCACACCCCTTGATATTGATAGTGATAACGGTGTGCATGCAGAAAGATTAATGCATGTATCACAAATTATTGACCAAGCGCGCGAATTTGTCACCCAAGTGTATATTCCGGATTTGCTCGCAATCGTATCATTTTATAAGGACTGGACATATGGCGGCGGCTTAAATAATTATTTATGCTATGGCGATTTCTCAACTGGTGATATTTATGATACAAAGCTATATCGGATGCCGCGGGGAATTGTCTTAAATGGCAACTTGAATGAGGTGTTAGATGTTGACTTGAAAGACCCTAAGCATGTACAGGAATTTATTGAACACTCCTGGTACACCTATGATGGAAAGCAGGGGGGCGAAGGAAAGCATCCGTTTGAGGGAGAAACGACACTTAATTACACTGGTCCAAAGGCTCCGTTTAAAACATTGGATACCGCCAAACAGTATAGCTGGCTAAAAGCTCCACGTTGGAAAGAGCATCCAATGGAAACGGGGCCGCTTGCGAGGATGATTGTCGGCTATGCTGCTGGTAAAGAAGAGATTGTTACGATTGTTAACGATACATTGAAAAAACTTGACCTGCCAATTACGGCGTTGCAATCAGCTTTAGGCCGTACGGTTGCTAGGGGTCTTGAAACAGTATTAATCTCGGGCTGGTTACGCGATGACATGGACGAATTATTACAGAACGTGAAGAGCGGCAACCAAACAACATTTGACCGTTCCAAATGGGAACCTGGCACCTGGCCTGAACGTGTGAAAGGTGTAGGCTGGATGGAAGCACCACGCGGCGCACTTGGTCACTGGATTGATATTAAAGATGGAAAAACGTATAACTATCAAGCTGTTGTTCCTACAACATGGAATGCCTCACCACGAGATCACAAAAATAAAGTTGGTGCTTATGAAGCGGCCCTTAAAGGCACTCCGATGTTAAATAAAGAGCAGCCGCTGGAAATCATGAGGATTATTCATTCATTTGATCCGTGTCTAGCCTGTGCCGTTCACTTAACCGATTTGGAAACAAATAAAACGACTGAAATTCGTTTAGGTTAG